AACCCACATTCACAGCTCCATGGGGCTCCCTGAATAGGCATCCCCTCCCAAGCCCAGCGGGGGTGCAGGGCCCGCCTGAGGGGCCAGCTCCCCAGGCAGTCTCTAGCGGCTTGGCTCAGCGCGGTTACGGGGTCGGGGGGCCCCGCCTGGGTACAGCAGCTGGCACCATGACaggagcaggggtgctgggggcagagctggagggggcgggggccgtgAGCGGGTCTCAGGAAGGCATCTGGGAAGGATTCAGGGCCCCCGGCTTCTCCCTGCGGTTATCTGAAAGGCAAAGAGGGTCGGTtaccaggagccctgggccctgacGTGAGGCTGGCAGGGATCAGGGCCACTCCCCAGCACCCGCAGGGACTCTCTCATTGACACGGGGGGGCTGGGTGGGTTCAGGAgctgtggctggctgggggggcacagtgggtgggggggtctccccagtgtgtgctgggtgggggagggtctgtTGCTGGATGGGGGGAGCACAGCGGGTGGGGGGTCTCCCCAGGGGGTGCTGGTTGGGCCAAGGGGCTGTGGGTGTAGCGGGTGCCCTCCCCGGGCAGCGGCTACTCACAAGGGGCCCCGCGGGTTGCGGGCAGCGTTCATCTTCATGCCCTTGATGATGAGGATGGTGCCCGCGATGATGCCGATGATGCCCACGGCCAGACCCAGGGCGCACACCAGGGTCTCGGTGGTCTCGGGGACGGGGGTGGGCATCTGGGCTtctggagagagggggagagggacagggcaCGGAGTGAGGGGGGCtgttcccacccctccctccccgagctgggatagaacccaggagtcctggctcccagcccccccctgctctgacccattAGCCCCCACtcgcctcccagagccaggatagaacccaggcgtcctggctcccagccctgtgcccagcaGGGCCCCGGACTCCCCGGCCTTACCCCAGTGCTTCGTGAAGGGCTCAGGCAGCCCCCAGTGCTCCACCCGGCAGTCGTAGAAGTCgccctggctggggaggaagggcaggTAGGAGAACTTGCGGAAGGAGTCACCCTGGCGGGGGTAGAAGTCGGTCTCGTAGACGCCCCCCGTCACCTCCTGCCCATTCTTCAGCCACGTCATGCTGAGCGCGGGCGGGAAGAACTTGTCCGCGAAGCAGATCAGGACGttgggctcccccagctccacGGGGTCTTCGGGGAACACGGTCACCTCGGGGGGCACTGGGGAGACAGGGGTGAGTGGGTCCCAttccctgcacccctgagccagctCGTCCCTGGTGCTCACGCTCCAGCTCAGGGGTCTCTCCCCAGGACTGTGGGGGCGTCACCGGGGCcgtcccaactccctgccctgacgactgatggggcagaaggggcagggggagaatcccccaggggcaggggcaggggcaggggcaggggcaggtgctggggaggggcaatGAACAGCCCTCAGCAAAGGAGCTGCCCCGGGCCACCAGCCTGGAGGGTGTgaactgccctggccccagctgcgTGGCTGCTCGCAGCCCTCgccagaggctgggaggggaTCTAAGCGAGGACCCACAGTCTTTAGGGTGTCTGGTACTGGGCCCGTGCGTGGCGGGGAAGGTCCACGGGTGAGCAAGGTGTGGGATGGCCCCAGGAAGGGGACGGGGAAGGTGCCCCCCGCGCCGTGCCTACCGTTCTGGGCCTGCGTGCGGTTGGACCTCTTGATCAGGATCTCCAGGTTGTTCTTCAGCACGGCGATGTTGCCCAGGGCAAACTGAGCATCGAAGCGGGCGAATTTGCTGAAGTCGGGCAGGCGCCAGACGGTCTCCTTCCTCTCCAGGTCCACGTAGAACATCTCGTCCTGGTCGAACTCCTGCATGTACTCGCCAGACTCCTCCTGGGCCAGGTCCGTCCGCTGGTAGAAATTCATCTGGGAGCTCATGTGCTccactgtggggagaggggcatcagcagcagcccccccacgGGGCACGGTCTCTGGAGGACTTCCCCTACAGCCACAGCCCCCAGCATTCATCCTAGGACTCCCCGCTGTGAGGGGAAAGCACCCGCAGGGAGCGCAGGGACCCCTGACATCacgctggggcattggggtcagcactgtcTGGGAGGGGACAgcgcccctgctgtgcccccccccccccccccgcaccactcATTTGTTCTaacaggtctcccatccaagcgtatccgaggaagtgagctgtagctcacgaaagcttctgctcaaataaatgttagtctctaaggtgccacgagtcctcctttccATCCAAGTAGCGTCCAGGCCGACACCCACTTAGCTTAGGAAGGGGGACGTGACCCTAGTGCAGAGTGGGGTGGgtctggagtgggggtgggaaggttaCACATTGTGACTGCAGGACATTTCATTCtcccctctgtgcagagggctCATTCTGGGTCCTCGCATCACCACAACCTGGTTCTCGGGGCGATTTCAATCCCTGGCCCCCGACACTCACACCCCGGGGCCGGTCACTGGGAGACCCGGGAACTCCCCAGCTAGAGACATTAAAGCTGCACTGGGGGGTCAGACACCCTCCGGGAGGGGTCTGGCTCAGGCCTGAGGTTGGGATTGCCCAGGGCCcaagggagttgggcacctacaTCCTAGGGAGTCGTTCGCTGATCCCAGCTCACCCGGCAGGATCTCACAGAGCGACTGCAAAGGAGGGGACCCGCCACCACTAGCCAAGGAGAGAGTCTGCCCCACAGAGCGCCCCCCTGCCGTGGGTCTGAgccctggggggatgggggacaaTGGGGCCAGGCCGGGGAGCGGAGACAGGggctccctgctctgcacagacGCACTCGCTGCTCGGCAGGTTCTGGCCCTGGCGCAGCTCTTTGGGGAACGTTCCCCCATCCCCCCGGGGGGATCATCCCCCGAgtccctgtgggggagggggctgcacccCTAGGGCAGGGCTGTGTTGTACCCAAACCGCAGCGACTTCCCCACAATCCCTCTGCTCCCCCCGcgccagcctcccctcccctcctgacaTGGGGGTGAGACCCTCCACTCCATGCAGCACACGCCCTGCCCAGATCAGCCCCTGACCCCTCCCTCAACACTGTGGGGTAAgattctccctccctgcagcccccctatCTGGCTCCTCCCCATACCCCTCCCTGCCCCGTCAGCCCCCCCGTGTCCCCCCAAGGGTCCCACTCTGGGGGTTAAGCTGCCCCCCCCAGGCCCAGGCgtcacagcccccgcccccccgtacCTCTCACCGCCCCGGTGCCCGGCAGGGCCAGCAGGGTgagcagggccagctgggccatgGGGACGCCCCGTCCTGCGCCCATCTCCTCTCCCCGGACACTGGGCTGGGCGCAGGGCCGGCAGTGCtagggggccgggggggcacATGTCacacctgggggggggcagggctggggggcagcgcCCGGCATTGGCCAGGGGAGCCCGGCCCAGGGGCCCGCACCCAATGGCAGAAATCCCTGCGCCGACCAGGCTGTTACCGGGCAGAGCAGCAGCGCGGAGCCTCGCCGAGAGAAGTTTCAGGCAAATCAGGCAAATTAAAAGAACCTCGCAGCAGCTGGTATTTTTACATGAACTCAGGATTTCTGAACATTCGGGGCTGGCAATACTGCAAATTCCCCCCCAGCCACCTGTGGCCGCGGGCTGTGTCTGCATGGCAGGGCCCAGCGTGGTGAGCCTCTGCCAACAGCCCAGTGTGGACGCAGCGCAGCCAGGAGGGGTTTATCCCCCGTGTGGGGACAGCGCCTCCCGGCATGGCCC
The window above is part of the Natator depressus isolate rNatDep1 chromosome 14, rNatDep2.hap1, whole genome shotgun sequence genome. Proteins encoded here:
- the LOC141998007 gene encoding HLA class II histocompatibility antigen, DR alpha chain-like isoform X2 — translated: MGAGRGVPMAQLALLTLLALPGTGAVRVEHMSSQMNFYQRTDLAQEESGEYMQEFDQDEMFYVDLERKETVWRLPDFSKFARFDAQFALGNIAVLKNNLEILIKRSNRTQAQNVPPEVTVFPEDPVELGEPNVLICFADKFFPPALSMTWLKNGQEVTGGVYETDFYPRQGDSFRKFSYLPFLPSQGDFYDCRVEHWGLPEPFTKHWEAQMPTPVPETTETLVCALGLAVGIIGIIAGTILIIKGMKMNAARNPRGPL
- the LOC141998007 gene encoding HLA class II histocompatibility antigen, DR alpha chain-like isoform X1; translation: MGAGRGVPMAQLALLTLLALPGTGAVRVEHMSSQMNFYQRTDLAQEESGEYMQEFDQDEMFYVDLERKETVWRLPDFSKFARFDAQFALGNIAVLKNNLEILIKRSNRTQAQNVPPEVTVFPEDPVELGEPNVLICFADKFFPPALSMTWLKNGQEVTGGVYETDFYPRQGDSFRKFSYLPFLPSQGDFYDCRVEHWGLPEPFTKHWEAQMPTPVPETTETLVCALGLAVGIIGIIAGTILIIKGMKMNAARNPRGPL